The sequence below is a genomic window from Kitasatospora kifunensis.
GTCCCACGTTCGGACGATCACACCGGTGAGCGCGCAGACTGCTGAGCGCTCCTCAGTCGCCGAGGATCAGGCGCTCCAGGGCTGCCCGGGCCTGGGCGTCCGACTTGGCGCGGGCCGTGATGGCCGCCGCCAGTTCGTGCGCCCACTCGTCCAGCGGTACCGGGCGCCGCGAGAGCACCACGCCGCGGACCACCTTGCACACCTCGCCCGCGGGCCGTCCCTGGGCGACGCTGAGGATCAGTCGCTGGTCCTCCATCGAGATCTCGACCCGCTCGATCCGGCCGGGGCGTCCGGCCATCCGGTCGCCCATGCTGCGCTTGCGTTCGACCGCCACCGCGTCGGCCGGCAGCGCGTCGGCGAGCGCGCCGGTCAGTACCTGGGTGTACACCTCCAGGTCGGCCGCGTCCCGGCGCAGGGCGGCGGCGAGCAGGTCGATCGAGCCCGCGCTCTCCGAAGCCGGTTCGATCTCGCCGTGGTCGGTCATGTCGCTCCTCGATGCGATGTGATGCGTTGACGGCAGGCGGGCCACCGGGTCCGCCCGCCGTCGGTCAGACAGGCCCTACGCAGCCTACGGGCTCAGCCGTCCAGGCTCAGCACCATGGTGGGCCGCTCGATCTCGTGGTCGGCGCGCAGCGGGCGCACCGCCGTGCCGATCGCGAAGAACTCGGTGGTGTGCCCGCCCCAGCGGTGGTTGTGGGCGTTCAACTGGACGCCGACGATGCCCTCCGCGTGCAGCTCCTCCGCCTCCGCCTGCATGCGCGCCATCGCCAACTCGCGCGCGTCGTAGAGCGCCTGGGTGTACTGCTCGATCTCCACGTTCTTGCCCATGTTGGAGAAGACCGAGCCGAGCTTCTGATGCGCGATGTGGTAGACGCAGGTGCCCATGGTCATGCCGAGCGGCGCGTAGCCGGCCCGGATCAGCGTCCAGAAGTCCTGGCCCGACAGGTCCGAAGTGAAGGGCTGGCCCTTGTTGTTGCGCCAGCTGGTGCCGCCGGGCGCCGGGTGGTCCGCCTTGACGGCGGTGCCGATCGCGATGAACTCGGCGACGTCGGTGCCGAACTCGCGGGCCTCCACGGTCAGTCGGACGCCGACGATGCCGTCCGCGCCCAGCGCTGCGGCCTCGGCCTCCATCCGGGTCATCGCCAACTCGCGGGCGTGGTACATCGCCTGGCTGAGCGTCTCCAGCTCCTGGTTCTTGCCCCAGCGCCCGAGCTGGATGCCGACGTGGTAGATCGAGCTGCCCAGAACCAGGCCGATCGGCTGGAACCCGGCCTCGCGAACCAGCAGGAACTCGTTGACCGAGAGGTCGCTGGTGAAGATGGAGCCGGGCTTGCCGGGCTCCAACTCGGCCAGCCGCCGCATCGCGTCGGCGGGCACACCCTGCGCGGTGGGATCGAAGGTGCTCATCTGGGCTGTCTCCCCTGACTGTGCTGATGACTGTGCTGAGTGGTGTGGTGCACGGAGCTTTGAGGTGCGGAGCGTGGTGGGAAGCTGTGGTGGGAAGTTAGCGGCGCGCGGCCTGGGCGAGGCGGCGGCGCAGCCGGTCGCCGCTGTTGTTCAGCGGCATGACCGTGAGCGTGCGCGGCTCGGCCGGCTTGGCGGCGAAGCGGGCGATCGCGGTGCCGATCAGGGTGCTCTCCGCGATGTGGTCCGTCTGCTCGCTGTTCTGGGAGCTGCCCAGGCAGCGCTCCTCCCAGACCGAGAGGTCGCTGTCGGCCAGGATCACTCCGTCACCGCCGTGCTGCGCGCCCTGGCGGTGCAGCTGCGCGCGGGCGTCGGCCCGGACCAGGTGGACCAGGGCGGTCCAGCCGTCCATCTCCTGGTTGCCCCACGAGTAGGTCTGCTGCCGGGTCCGGTAGTCGTCGTGGCGCACCCCGACCGACATCCCGACCAGCAGGTCCACCGGGACCCAGCCCGCGGTGATCAGTTTGGCGAAGCCCTGCCCGTCCAGGTGCGAGGTGAACGGGCGGCGCGGTCGCACCGAGCCGGTGGCCCGCACCGCGGTGCCGATCACCTTGAACTCCAGGCAGTCCGGCGCCGCCGGAAACGGAGCCATCGTGAGCTGCGCCGCGACCACGCCGTCGCCGCCCAGGGCCGCGCACTCCGCGGTCATCCGGCCCAGCGCGGCGCCCCGCGCCGAGTCCATCACCTGCACCAGCGCGGCGGAGGGCCCGCCGTTGCCGGACAGGATGACACCGCCCGGTCCGTACACGCTCCGCGCCCAGCCCCTGCCGACGTAGCCGCAGGTGTGGTAACCCCAGTACTGGCCGCTGCGGGCGACGTGGTAGACCGCCGATCCCATCACCTGGCCGACCGGTTCGAACCCGACCGACCTGATCGCGGCGAACTCGCCGGTCGACAGCGCCGACGACCACGTCCCACTGGCCCGCCCTTCGGCGACCCGTGCCGCGGCGGTGGGTGGCAGCCCCGCTCCGCTCCACGACTCCGTCATGCGTTCACACCCGTTCTGTCCAGCCGGTGCGGCCGTTCGATCGAAGGCCCCCGGTGAGGTCCGACAAGGCACCTTATGCGGAAGATCCGGCCAGGCCGCACGGAGGTCACCGAGCTGATGCCGGATGGGTGAGAAATCGATGCCGACCGCCTGGGCGATCGGTCAGCTGTTCCAGGTACGAGCCGGCGCTGCGGCCGAGCCCTTGGTAGATCAACGTGCCGCCTGACCTGCGAGGTTCAGCCTGGTGGGCGGCTGGACAGAACGGCAGATCAGATGATCATCTACATCTCGATCGCACATTTCGATCACCGATTCGACCGTGGTGGACCCTGTCCCACGGCACGTTTTTAACGGGAGCTTGACAGTGCAGCATGCAATCCGTCGACGTATCGCCGGCGCGGCTCTGATCATGGGCCTGGTCGGCGCCGGGGCCCCGGCACTCGCCGGCCCCGCCTTCGCCGACGCGCCCGCCACGGGCAGCACGACCACCACCCAGGGGTCCACCGACCTGCCCTCGTTCAGCGACCTGCTGCGCGGCATCACGGTCGACTACGCCGAGGCCCACTGGAACTGGACCGCCTGGAACGACAGCACCCCGGTCGCGTTCGGCGCCGACCAGGACAACTACCAGTGCGCCGAGTTCGTCGCCCGCTCCCTCGCGGCGGCCGGCCTGGTCCCCGGCCTGGGCCCGGACGACCCGCAGGACTCCTACTTCCACTACACCGCGCCCAACGGCAAGACGTACGACCTGCTGCTGATCACCGACCTGCCGCAGTACCACAACCTGTACGACTACCTGATGGACAGCGGCCTGGGCACCGACGTCGGCGACCACCCCGAGCAGGCCCGCCCCGGCGACGTCGTCGTCACCTACGCCGGCCCCGGCGGCGCCAAGACCCACACCGGCCTGGTCGCCACCGCCGCCGACGGGACGTCAGAGGCCACCGTGGACGCGCACAACCGCGCCCGCAACCACTACGGCTACCACTTCTACGCCCCCTCGCACCTGATCCGGATCGAGCCCCTCGGGCTGCTGACCGGCTTCGGCGCCACCACCGACCTCGCCGTCACCCCGGCCGCCCCGAAGTCCCTGATGGCTGCCCCGAAGGCGGCCCCCAAGTCCACGGCCCCGCTGCTCACCCGCCACGACCCGGCGGGCCCGCAGGTCTGATCGGCCGATCATCTGAAGGCTCGCACCGCGCGCGGTGCGAGCCTTCAGCGGCTCAGTCCCGGCGGGCGAGTAGGCGGTAGGCGTTGGACAGGCCCGCGCGGCCGGCGAAACGGGCGATCAGCCGGTCGAGCAGGGTCGCTAGCAGCAGCACCGGGGCGCCGGCGACGAAGAGCGCGCCGCGCAGTGCACGCCGCAGCCGCCCCGGCGGCTCGCCCGGCAGCCACGGCGCGTCCTCACGCGGCGCGAAGGCGTCCAGCAGCAGCCAGCAGGCGGCCAGCAGATCGACCGGGTCGTGCGGCTCGCCGTGCTGCTCCAGCACCACGGTGAAGCCCAGTTCGCCGAGCCGGCGGCGCAGGTTGGCCACCGGCATCAGGTGCAGGTGCTGCGGCTGGAGCCAGGGCAGCCACCAGCGCCCCAGCAGGCGGGCGGAGCGGCACTGCGGGTCGGGTACGTCGATCAGCAGCAGCCCGCCGGGGCGCAGCGCCTGCCTGGCGGCGGCCAACTCCCTTGCCGGCTCAGTACTGTGCTCCAGGTAGTGGAACATGCTCAGCACGTCGTACTGCCCGGCCAGTTGGGGCGCCAGCTCGGGAAACGAGCCGCGGAAGCCGCGCCTCAGACGGCCGTGCCGCTCGGCCAACTCCGCGCCCTCGCTGAGGTCCAGACCGTCGAACGAGGTGCCGGGGAAGAGCTCGCGGGCGCTCTCGCAGAAGTGCCCGTGCCCGGTGCCGACGTCCAGCCAGCGGCCCGGCGCGGCAGCGAACGGGAGCACCGAGCGCGCACGGTCGCGGTAGGCCGCGGTGCGGGTGCCGAAGACTCCGCCGAGCCGTTGTTCTCCCAGGCCGTCGTAGAAGTCGCGGTAGTAGAACTCCAGTCCCGGTCCGGTGAGTCGGGGGTTCTGGAAGACGTGCGCGCAGTCCTGGCACTCGTCCAGGACGAACACTCCCGGCTTGTGCTGCAACAGGTCGGTGGTGCGCAGCCGGTGGCGCAGGCGAAGTGAGCCGCACCACGGGCAGTCGGTTCGGCGCGGTTCGAAGAACCGGTCGGTGCCGTCGGCCAGTTCGGCCTGGTAGCCGGGCCGCAGGGCAGCGAC
It includes:
- a CDS encoding heavy metal-binding domain-containing protein: MTESWSGAGLPPTAAARVAEGRASGTWSSALSTGEFAAIRSVGFEPVGQVMGSAVYHVARSGQYWGYHTCGYVGRGWARSVYGPGGVILSGNGGPSAALVQVMDSARGAALGRMTAECAALGGDGVVAAQLTMAPFPAAPDCLEFKVIGTAVRATGSVRPRRPFTSHLDGQGFAKLITAGWVPVDLLVGMSVGVRHDDYRTRQQTYSWGNQEMDGWTALVHLVRADARAQLHRQGAQHGGDGVILADSDLSVWEERCLGSSQNSEQTDHIAESTLIGTAIARFAAKPAEPRTLTVMPLNNSGDRLRRRLAQAARR
- a CDS encoding amidase domain-containing protein; protein product: MQHAIRRRIAGAALIMGLVGAGAPALAGPAFADAPATGSTTTTQGSTDLPSFSDLLRGITVDYAEAHWNWTAWNDSTPVAFGADQDNYQCAEFVARSLAAAGLVPGLGPDDPQDSYFHYTAPNGKTYDLLLITDLPQYHNLYDYLMDSGLGTDVGDHPEQARPGDVVVTYAGPGGAKTHTGLVATAADGTSEATVDAHNRARNHYGYHFYAPSHLIRIEPLGLLTGFGATTDLAVTPAAPKSLMAAPKAAPKSTAPLLTRHDPAGPQV
- a CDS encoding class I SAM-dependent methyltransferase, yielding MTTTEAGPDDPEAATRQTVRGKGRSKGRGSVRSGQVAALRPGYQAELADGTDRFFEPRRTDCPWCGSLRLRHRLRTTDLLQHKPGVFVLDECQDCAHVFQNPRLTGPGLEFYYRDFYDGLGEQRLGGVFGTRTAAYRDRARSVLPFAAAPGRWLDVGTGHGHFCESARELFPGTSFDGLDLSEGAELAERHGRLRRGFRGSFPELAPQLAGQYDVLSMFHYLEHSTEPARELAAARQALRPGGLLLIDVPDPQCRSARLLGRWWLPWLQPQHLHLMPVANLRRRLGELGFTVVLEQHGEPHDPVDLLAACWLLLDAFAPREDAPWLPGEPPGRLRRALRGALFVAGAPVLLLATLLDRLIARFAGRAGLSNAYRLLARRD
- a CDS encoding heavy metal-binding domain-containing protein — its product is MSTFDPTAQGVPADAMRRLAELEPGKPGSIFTSDLSVNEFLLVREAGFQPIGLVLGSSIYHVGIQLGRWGKNQELETLSQAMYHARELAMTRMEAEAAALGADGIVGVRLTVEAREFGTDVAEFIAIGTAVKADHPAPGGTSWRNNKGQPFTSDLSGQDFWTLIRAGYAPLGMTMGTCVYHIAHQKLGSVFSNMGKNVEIEQYTQALYDARELAMARMQAEAEELHAEGIVGVQLNAHNHRWGGHTTEFFAIGTAVRPLRADHEIERPTMVLSLDG